From a region of the Microbacterium sp. nov. GSS16 genome:
- a CDS encoding DNA-processing protein DprA yields the protein MIATGMELIDDAEMRSTARLLRTDADPTEVAARVAWSVLVEPGDGVAGALLQSLGAVEALRCAFGDMSLMPPGVAPPRALAEALDRWRPRASTRAVRDAMRSAHSVGARVLLPGDALWPDGLGDLDVHQPVLLWARGDADVLAAGTAAAIVGARAATGYGENVAAELSGDLASGGTLIVSGGAYGIDGAAHRAALGVGGATAAFLAGGVDRAYPIGHQQLFDRIRQSGVVLSEVPCGSAPTKWRFLARNRLIAAATLATVVVEAGWRSGTLNTAGHASSLARPLGAVPGPITSAASAGCHRLLREYDAVCITSARDVRELWGESDATVAPSATPDHDRTRLFDAMSTRSARETADIARRSGLSVERVRSLLGLVALDGLVAQRDDGWVRIE from the coding sequence ATGATCGCCACCGGAATGGAACTGATCGATGACGCGGAGATGCGCTCGACCGCACGACTGCTGCGGACCGACGCCGATCCGACAGAGGTCGCCGCGCGGGTCGCGTGGTCGGTGCTCGTTGAGCCGGGCGATGGTGTCGCCGGTGCACTGCTGCAGAGCCTGGGGGCGGTGGAGGCGCTGCGCTGCGCGTTCGGCGATATGAGCCTGATGCCACCGGGAGTGGCGCCGCCCCGAGCGCTCGCGGAGGCGCTGGACAGGTGGCGCCCTCGTGCGAGCACTCGCGCCGTGCGGGATGCCATGCGCTCCGCCCACAGCGTGGGAGCCCGCGTGCTGCTGCCCGGCGATGCCCTCTGGCCGGACGGGCTGGGCGACCTCGATGTGCATCAGCCGGTGCTGCTGTGGGCCAGAGGCGACGCGGACGTGCTGGCGGCCGGCACGGCTGCGGCGATCGTCGGCGCGAGGGCGGCCACCGGATACGGCGAGAACGTGGCAGCAGAACTGTCGGGCGACCTCGCGAGCGGCGGCACCCTGATCGTGTCGGGAGGCGCGTACGGCATCGACGGGGCCGCCCATCGGGCCGCGCTGGGGGTGGGCGGCGCCACGGCGGCATTCCTTGCGGGTGGGGTCGACCGGGCGTACCCGATCGGGCACCAGCAGCTCTTCGACCGGATCAGGCAGTCCGGCGTGGTGCTCAGCGAGGTGCCCTGCGGCTCAGCGCCGACCAAATGGCGCTTCCTCGCTCGCAACAGGCTCATCGCGGCCGCCACACTCGCGACGGTCGTCGTGGAGGCGGGATGGCGCAGCGGCACGTTGAACACCGCGGGACACGCGTCTTCGCTGGCGCGTCCGCTGGGCGCGGTGCCGGGGCCGATCACATCTGCAGCCTCGGCCGGATGCCATCGCCTGCTTCGGGAGTACGACGCGGTGTGCATCACGAGCGCTCGCGACGTCAGGGAGCTGTGGGGGGAGTCGGATGCCACGGTCGCACCGTCCGCGACGCCGGACCACGACCGGACGAGACTGTTCGATGCGATGAGCACGCGCAGCGCGCGGGAGACGGCGGACATCGCGCGCCGAAGCGGCCTCTCGGTCGAGCGGGTGCGCTCGCTTCTCGGGCTCGTGGCACTCGACGGCCTGGTCGCCCAGCGCGACGACGGGTGGGTGCGCATCGAGTGA
- a CDS encoding YifB family Mg chelatase-like AAA ATPase, producing MSTARTWAVALTGVDGHMVEVEADLSNQTPGFQIIGLPDKALGEAAQRVRNACVNAGLDFPRRRLTVNLSPANLPKAGSGFDLSVAVATLATGGALRRESVRSTVHIGELGLDGRLRPVPGVLPAVYAAARAGFTRVIVPHANAAEARLVPGVEVRAAVSLAEVAVAHGADVEIDDADPVALPAHADLADESLDLADVVGQDEAVDALITAAAGGHHMMLSGPPGAGKTMLARRLPGILPQLTESEALEVAAIRSLTGEAVTRLDALPPFEAPHHTASAAALVGGGSRVPRPGAIVRAHRGVLFLDETPEFQRSALDALRQPLESGRIEIVRAGFAASFPAQFQLVLAMNPCPCGNYGVRAAECTCPPIAIRRYAGRLSGPLRDRVDIDLRVSRVAASLATSGERSTTTTDEARERVARARAAAAERWRSSPWRINGAVPGERLRQGALRLPPAVRAPLDRALERGAVTLRAYDRVLRIAWTLSDLAGLTSPGADQLGHALFLKKGLLA from the coding sequence ATGAGCACGGCGCGCACGTGGGCGGTCGCGCTGACCGGTGTCGACGGCCACATGGTCGAGGTCGAAGCGGACCTCAGCAATCAGACCCCCGGTTTCCAGATCATCGGTCTGCCCGACAAAGCGCTGGGTGAGGCCGCACAGCGCGTTCGCAACGCATGCGTGAATGCGGGACTCGACTTCCCCCGCCGGCGCCTCACCGTGAACCTGAGTCCCGCCAATCTCCCGAAAGCGGGGAGCGGCTTCGATCTGAGCGTCGCGGTCGCGACCCTCGCGACCGGGGGAGCGCTGCGGCGCGAATCGGTGCGCTCCACCGTGCACATCGGCGAGCTGGGCCTCGACGGCCGACTGCGGCCCGTGCCCGGCGTGCTGCCGGCCGTGTACGCGGCCGCGCGGGCGGGTTTCACACGTGTGATCGTGCCCCACGCCAATGCGGCCGAGGCCCGGCTCGTCCCCGGTGTGGAGGTGCGCGCGGCGGTCTCCCTCGCGGAGGTCGCGGTCGCGCACGGCGCCGATGTCGAGATCGACGACGCTGATCCCGTCGCACTCCCCGCTCATGCCGACCTCGCGGACGAGAGCCTGGATCTCGCTGACGTGGTCGGGCAGGACGAAGCGGTCGACGCGCTGATCACTGCGGCGGCCGGGGGGCACCACATGATGCTGAGCGGACCTCCCGGTGCGGGCAAGACCATGCTGGCCCGGCGGCTACCGGGCATCCTGCCGCAGCTGACCGAGAGCGAAGCCCTCGAAGTGGCCGCCATCCGCTCACTGACGGGCGAGGCTGTCACGCGTCTCGACGCCCTGCCGCCGTTCGAGGCGCCGCACCACACGGCGTCGGCTGCCGCGCTGGTGGGTGGCGGCTCCCGCGTACCGCGACCGGGCGCGATCGTGCGGGCGCATCGCGGGGTGCTCTTCCTCGACGAGACGCCGGAGTTCCAGAGGAGCGCGCTCGACGCGCTGCGGCAGCCGCTCGAGTCAGGGCGCATCGAGATCGTCCGAGCCGGCTTCGCCGCGAGCTTCCCCGCGCAGTTCCAGCTCGTCCTCGCCATGAACCCGTGTCCCTGCGGCAACTACGGCGTGCGTGCAGCGGAGTGCACCTGCCCGCCGATCGCCATCCGCCGCTACGCAGGGCGCCTGTCGGGCCCGCTGCGCGATCGCGTCGACATCGACCTCCGGGTCTCGCGCGTCGCGGCATCTCTGGCCACATCAGGCGAAAGGTCCACGACAACCACCGACGAGGCGCGCGAGCGAGTCGCGCGAGCGCGGGCCGCCGCCGCCGAGCGCTGGCGCTCCAGTCCGTGGCGCATCAACGGCGCGGTGCCGGGGGAGCGACTCCGACAGGGCGCGCTGCGCCTGCCTCCCGCGGTGCGCGCACCGCTGGATCGCGCTCTCGAGAGAGGAGCGGTGACGCTGCGCGCGTACGACCGCGTCCTGCGCATCGCATGGACGCTCAGCGACCTCGCAGGCCTGACATCGCCCGGTGCCGACCAGCTCGGGCACGCGCTGTTCCTGAAGAAAGGACTCCTGGCATGA
- a CDS encoding YraN family protein, whose amino-acid sequence MAAKDDFGRAGEERAARHLNSCGYEVVDRNWRCAQGEIDIVAVRGDLLCVIEVKTRRSERFGHPFEAVDERKRLRLWRLAFAWAESHPEESRGRRLRLEVIGLTGADASDARLEHLQDLR is encoded by the coding sequence ATGGCAGCGAAAGACGACTTCGGGCGAGCGGGCGAAGAGCGGGCGGCGCGGCATCTGAACTCGTGCGGCTACGAGGTCGTGGACCGCAACTGGCGCTGTGCGCAGGGCGAGATCGACATCGTCGCGGTGCGCGGTGATCTGCTCTGCGTGATCGAGGTGAAGACGCGGCGCTCAGAGCGCTTCGGGCATCCGTTCGAAGCGGTCGACGAACGCAAGCGGCTGCGTCTGTGGCGCCTGGCGTTCGCGTGGGCCGAATCACACCCTGAGGAGTCACGGGGGCGGCGCCTGAGACTCGAGGTCATCGGCCTCACCGGGGCGGATGCCTCTGACGCACGACTCGAGCACCTCCAGGATCTGCGATGA
- a CDS encoding DUF2469 family protein: MDEDAFDDYDRELELALFREYRDVVGQFQYVVETERRFYLANEVNVVRRDTEHDFYFEISMSDVWVWDIYRADRFVKAVRVLTFKDVNVEELQRREFELPEELSLDGK; the protein is encoded by the coding sequence ATGGATGAGGATGCCTTCGACGACTACGATCGCGAGCTCGAGCTCGCGCTGTTCCGCGAGTACCGCGACGTCGTCGGCCAGTTCCAGTACGTCGTCGAGACCGAACGCCGGTTCTATCTCGCCAACGAGGTGAACGTCGTCCGCCGCGACACCGAGCACGACTTCTACTTCGAGATCTCGATGAGCGACGTGTGGGTGTGGGACATCTACCGCGCCGATCGCTTCGTCAAGGCGGTCCGGGTGCTCACGTTCAAGGACGTCAACGTCGAAGAGCTGCAGCGCCGGGAGTTCGAGCTGCCGGAGGAGCTGTCGCTCGACGGCAAGTGA
- a CDS encoding ribonuclease HII translates to MSAVAPTLTLERRLLKEFDLIIALDEVGRGALAGPVAVGAAVMDAAGSRRRVLDGLRDSKLITERRRPEMAERASRWVPLSAVGWSSAAEIDEVGIMRALGLAASRAVQAVVDGGATLERTLVILDGNHDYVSRVHPAPLTVRTVIKGDRDCASVSAASVIAKVARDAHMAALHPEHPDYQWERNKGYASPEHRRAIRERGLSPLHRSSWAIADAPTLF, encoded by the coding sequence ATGAGCGCGGTCGCGCCGACACTCACCCTCGAGCGTCGGCTGCTCAAGGAGTTCGATCTCATCATCGCGCTCGACGAGGTCGGCAGGGGTGCTCTCGCCGGTCCCGTCGCCGTCGGCGCCGCAGTGATGGATGCCGCGGGCTCGCGCCGCCGTGTGCTCGACGGGCTGCGCGATTCGAAGCTGATCACCGAGAGGCGCCGACCCGAGATGGCCGAGCGCGCCAGCAGATGGGTGCCGCTGTCGGCCGTCGGCTGGTCGAGCGCCGCAGAGATCGACGAGGTCGGCATCATGCGCGCGCTCGGCCTCGCCGCCTCACGGGCCGTGCAGGCGGTCGTCGACGGCGGAGCGACTCTCGAGCGCACACTCGTGATCCTCGATGGCAACCACGACTACGTCTCCCGCGTGCACCCCGCTCCGCTGACCGTGCGCACCGTCATCAAGGGAGACCGTGACTGCGCCTCCGTCTCGGCGGCGTCGGTCATCGCGAAGGTCGCGCGTGATGCGCACATGGCGGCGCTGCACCCCGAGCATCCGGACTATCAGTGGGAGCGCAACAAGGGCTACGCGAGCCCCGAGCACCGGCGGGCGATCCGCGAGCGGGGTCTGTCTCCGCTGCACCGGTCGTCGTGGGCGATCGCAGACGCGCCGACGCTGTTCTGA
- the lepB gene encoding signal peptidase I: MTSDAPAAVQPPQRRRGALVFLRDVLVIILIAALVSFVVKTFVVRSFYIPSGSMERTLLVNDRILVDELTPRWSGYDRGDVVVFKDPGGWLPAAPQRPARPPLVEAADWALTFVGISTTDAQDHLVKRVIGMPGDHVVCCNALGQITVNGSPINELDYLNLPEGDTAASNSEFDVTVPDDRIWVMGDNRDRSQDSRAHQELPGGGFVPLENVVGRAFLTTWPLDRFGLIDTHDEVFRAVPASE; the protein is encoded by the coding sequence ATGACATCCGATGCCCCCGCGGCAGTCCAGCCACCGCAGCGGCGTCGGGGCGCACTGGTGTTCCTGCGCGATGTGCTGGTCATCATCCTCATCGCCGCGCTCGTGTCGTTCGTGGTCAAGACCTTCGTCGTGCGCTCGTTCTACATCCCGTCGGGATCGATGGAGCGGACGCTGCTGGTGAACGACCGCATTCTCGTCGACGAGCTCACCCCGCGCTGGAGCGGATACGACCGCGGTGATGTCGTCGTCTTCAAGGATCCGGGCGGCTGGCTTCCGGCCGCGCCGCAGAGACCCGCACGACCGCCGCTGGTCGAAGCTGCGGACTGGGCGCTCACCTTCGTCGGCATCTCGACCACAGACGCTCAGGACCACCTGGTCAAGCGCGTCATCGGCATGCCGGGCGACCACGTCGTGTGCTGCAATGCGCTCGGACAGATCACCGTGAACGGCTCGCCGATCAACGAGCTCGACTACCTCAATCTCCCCGAGGGCGACACCGCCGCATCGAACTCCGAGTTCGACGTCACGGTGCCAGACGACCGCATCTGGGTGATGGGCGACAACCGGGACCGTTCGCAGGACTCCCGCGCACATCAGGAGCTCCCCGGCGGCGGCTTCGTGCCGCTCGAGAACGTCGTGGGCCGCGCCTTCCTGACCACGTGGCCGCTCGACCGGTTCGGCCTCATCGACACGCACGACGAGGTCTTCCGAGCCGTGCCGGCATCCGAATGA
- the rplS gene encoding 50S ribosomal protein L19: protein MQILDAVDAASLRSDIPVFNPGDTVKVHVNITEGTRSRIQVFQGVVIGRQGDGVRETFTVRKISFQVGVERTFPVHSPVIDHIEVVTRGDVRRAKLYYLRNLRGKKAKIKEKREN from the coding sequence ATGCAGATCCTCGACGCCGTCGACGCGGCTTCGCTCCGTTCCGACATTCCTGTCTTCAACCCCGGTGACACCGTCAAGGTGCACGTGAACATCACCGAGGGCACGCGTTCGCGTATCCAGGTGTTCCAGGGCGTCGTCATCGGCCGTCAGGGCGATGGTGTGCGCGAGACCTTCACGGTCCGCAAGATCAGCTTCCAGGTGGGCGTCGAGCGCACCTTCCCGGTGCACTCGCCGGTGATCGACCACATCGAGGTCGTCACCCGCGGTGACGTCCGTCGCGCGAAGCTGTACTACCTGCGCAACCTCCGCGGCAAGAAGGCCAAGATCAAGGAGAAGCGCGAGAACTGA
- a CDS encoding MFS transporter permease: MDLRRLFFRWLLPASLALPAWMLIGWAIFGQSGWGLLWVLLMAIPGVLVTQLVLTLLTRSRPSVRAERAVSWLDVAGFTVWHVLTVLVGFFIDGAFPWLLAGAIVAAVALFWTQIWQLWKEARDAGARLRETLTWSTIAPQQRTGRARNEPDVVIIEESRRREF; the protein is encoded by the coding sequence ATGGACCTGCGACGGCTGTTCTTCCGCTGGCTGCTGCCGGCATCGCTCGCCCTTCCGGCATGGATGCTGATCGGCTGGGCGATCTTCGGGCAGAGCGGCTGGGGGCTGCTCTGGGTGCTGCTGATGGCGATCCCCGGTGTGCTCGTCACTCAGCTCGTGCTGACCCTGCTGACGCGCTCGCGTCCGTCGGTGCGAGCTGAACGTGCCGTGTCGTGGCTCGACGTCGCGGGCTTCACCGTCTGGCACGTCCTGACCGTCCTGGTCGGTTTCTTCATCGACGGAGCGTTCCCGTGGCTGCTCGCGGGTGCCATCGTCGCAGCCGTGGCCCTCTTCTGGACGCAGATCTGGCAGCTCTGGAAAGAGGCGCGCGACGCCGGGGCGAGGCTGCGCGAGACGCTCACGTGGTCGACGATCGCCCCGCAGCAGCGCACCGGTCGTGCCCGGAACGAGCCGGATGTCGTCATCATCGAGGAGTCCCGCCGGCGGGAGTTCTGA
- the map gene encoding type I methionyl aminopeptidase: protein MIELRTPAEIDEMRAAGRFVAETLATLRDETKVGTNLLAIDARAHDLIRRAGAESCYIDYAPSFGRGPFGKVICTSVNDAVLHGLPHDYALRDGDLVSLDFAVSLNGWVADSAVSFVVGTPRDEDLRLIDTSERALDAAIAAAVVGNRIGDISASIAAVAHGEGYSINTDFGGHGVGRIMHGDPHVPNDGRAGRGFPLREGLVFALEPWFLATTDELITDEDGWTLRSADGSRGSHSEHTVAVTKDGPIVLTDRSFLGVD, encoded by the coding sequence ATGATCGAACTGCGCACCCCCGCCGAGATCGACGAGATGCGCGCCGCCGGCCGCTTCGTCGCCGAGACCCTGGCGACCCTGCGCGACGAGACGAAGGTGGGGACGAACCTGCTCGCCATCGACGCCAGAGCGCACGATCTGATCCGCCGAGCCGGCGCGGAGTCCTGCTACATCGACTATGCGCCCTCCTTCGGTCGCGGCCCGTTCGGCAAGGTCATCTGCACCTCTGTGAACGACGCCGTGCTGCACGGCCTCCCGCATGACTACGCGCTGCGCGATGGCGACCTGGTCTCACTCGACTTCGCGGTGTCGCTGAATGGCTGGGTGGCGGACTCGGCGGTGTCGTTCGTCGTCGGCACGCCCCGCGACGAGGATCTGCGCCTCATAGACACCTCGGAGCGCGCTCTCGACGCCGCGATCGCCGCCGCCGTCGTGGGCAACCGGATCGGCGACATCTCGGCATCCATCGCCGCGGTCGCACATGGCGAGGGCTACTCGATCAACACCGACTTCGGCGGCCACGGCGTCGGTCGCATCATGCACGGTGACCCGCATGTGCCGAACGACGGCCGCGCGGGGCGCGGCTTCCCGCTGCGCGAGGGACTCGTCTTCGCGCTCGAGCCGTGGTTCCTCGCCACGACCGACGAGCTCATCACAGACGAAGACGGATGGACTCTGCGCAGCGCCGACGGATCACGCGGATCGCACTCGGAGCACACCGTCGCCGTCACGAAGGACGGCCCGATCGTATTGACCGACCGCAGCTTCCTCGGCGTCGACTGA
- a CDS encoding DedA family protein translates to MTSSTTDTSWLGWLIDAVISLMDIIGPIGAGIAIALENLFPPLPSEAILPMAGIAAHDGAFGLWEAVAWTTLGSLVGALALYGLGAWLGLDRLRRIAHRLPLVDVSDVDRTVAWFRRHGGKAVFFGRFVPIFRSLISIPAGVARMPLWRFAALTTAGSLIWNTAFILCGWFLGSGWHIVEQYVDVVQNVVIVVVAVTAVVLVTIRIRSLRAKRGRDTASEASDTPTDELPVSSGR, encoded by the coding sequence ATGACGAGCTCCACGACCGACACCTCCTGGCTGGGCTGGCTCATCGACGCCGTGATCAGCCTCATGGACATCATCGGTCCGATCGGGGCGGGCATCGCGATCGCACTCGAGAATCTGTTCCCGCCGCTGCCGAGCGAGGCGATCCTGCCGATGGCCGGCATCGCCGCCCACGATGGCGCCTTCGGCCTGTGGGAAGCGGTCGCATGGACGACCCTGGGGTCGCTCGTGGGGGCGCTCGCGCTGTACGGGCTGGGGGCCTGGCTGGGGCTCGATCGCCTGCGCCGCATCGCCCATCGTCTCCCGCTCGTCGACGTCTCCGACGTCGACCGCACCGTGGCCTGGTTCCGCCGCCATGGCGGCAAGGCCGTGTTCTTCGGCAGGTTCGTCCCGATCTTCCGCAGCCTCATCTCGATTCCGGCCGGTGTCGCGCGCATGCCGCTGTGGCGCTTCGCGGCGCTGACGACGGCGGGCAGCCTGATCTGGAACACCGCGTTCATCCTGTGCGGCTGGTTCCTCGGCTCCGGATGGCACATCGTCGAGCAGTACGTGGACGTGGTTCAGAACGTCGTCATCGTGGTCGTCGCGGTGACGGCCGTCGTGCTGGTGACCATCCGCATCCGCTCGCTGCGCGCGAAGCGCGGGCGCGACACGGCCTCGGAGGCCAGCGACACGCCGACGGACGAGCTGCCGGTGTCGTCCGGTCGCTGA
- the trmD gene encoding tRNA (guanosine(37)-N1)-methyltransferase TrmD, whose translation MRVDVVSIFPSYFDGLALSLLGRARDSGILDLQVHDLRDWTSDRHRTVDDTPYGGGAGMVMKPEPWGLALDQLAGSESGTLGPSKSRPTIIFPSPAGEVFTQATARDLATREHLIFGCGRYEGIDERVFEYAAALGEVRLISLGDYVLNGGEVAVMAMVEAIGRLIPGVIGNPESLVEESHEDGLLEYPSYTKPAVWRDREVPPILLSGNHGAIAAWRREQQLERTRTRRPDLLSD comes from the coding sequence ATGAGGGTCGACGTCGTCTCGATCTTCCCGTCGTACTTCGACGGGCTCGCGCTCTCCCTGCTCGGCAGGGCGCGCGACTCGGGCATCCTCGACCTCCAGGTCCATGACCTGCGCGACTGGACCTCCGACCGGCATCGCACGGTCGATGACACCCCGTATGGGGGCGGCGCCGGCATGGTGATGAAGCCCGAGCCCTGGGGGCTCGCGCTCGATCAGCTCGCCGGTTCGGAGAGCGGGACCCTGGGTCCGTCGAAGAGCCGGCCCACCATCATCTTCCCCTCGCCCGCGGGCGAGGTCTTCACCCAGGCCACCGCACGCGATCTCGCCACGCGCGAGCACCTGATCTTCGGCTGCGGCCGCTACGAGGGCATCGACGAGCGGGTCTTCGAGTACGCGGCCGCCCTCGGCGAGGTGCGTCTCATCAGCCTCGGTGATTACGTGCTGAACGGGGGAGAGGTCGCCGTGATGGCGATGGTGGAGGCGATCGGCCGACTCATCCCCGGCGTCATCGGCAACCCCGAGAGCCTGGTCGAGGAGTCGCACGAGGACGGTCTGCTCGAGTACCCCTCGTACACGAAGCCCGCTGTGTGGCGCGACAGAGAGGTGCCGCCGATCCTGCTCAGCGGCAACCACGGCGCGATCGCCGCCTGGCGCCGCGAGCAGCAGCTCGAGCGCACCCGCACGCGCCGTCCGGATCTGCTCTCCGACTGA
- the rimM gene encoding ribosome maturation factor RimM (Essential for efficient processing of 16S rRNA): MAAEKNQLRVGRLLKAHGLKGALKLELYTDNPERRFVPGAEFTLQVPEASSWHGKTVTIREYRVMNGNSVVFLDGVDDRTAAESLVRAILWMDEDDEVEDDAWYSHQLVGLDVVRDDVVVGRVARVEHLPAQDLLIVKTESAEVMVPFVEAIVPTVDVAAGRVVVTPPAGLFEELPAADAGDDTLSE; encoded by the coding sequence GTGGCCGCCGAGAAGAACCAGCTCCGCGTCGGTCGCCTGCTCAAGGCGCATGGCCTCAAGGGCGCACTGAAGCTGGAGCTGTACACAGACAACCCCGAGCGCCGCTTCGTGCCGGGGGCCGAGTTCACGCTGCAGGTGCCGGAGGCGTCCAGCTGGCACGGCAAGACCGTCACCATCCGCGAGTACCGCGTGATGAACGGGAACTCCGTCGTCTTCCTCGACGGCGTCGACGACCGCACCGCGGCGGAGTCGCTGGTTCGCGCCATCCTCTGGATGGACGAGGACGATGAGGTCGAGGACGATGCCTGGTACTCGCACCAGCTCGTAGGTCTCGACGTGGTGCGCGACGATGTCGTCGTCGGTCGCGTCGCGCGGGTCGAGCACCTCCCTGCGCAGGACCTCCTGATCGTGAAGACCGAGTCGGCCGAGGTGATGGTCCCGTTCGTCGAGGCGATCGTGCCGACCGTCGACGTCGCCGCCGGCCGTGTCGTCGTCACTCCGCCCGCTGGGCTCTTCGAAGAGCTCCCGGCGGCGGATGCCGGTGACGACACGCTATCGGAATGA
- a CDS encoding RNA-binding protein, which produces MLAAALEHVVKGIVDHPDDVRITASASPRGDLLEVHVHPDDRGRVIGRGGRTAKALRTLISALADGRRVRVDVADD; this is translated from the coding sequence GTGCTCGCCGCCGCGCTCGAACACGTCGTCAAGGGGATCGTCGATCACCCGGACGATGTCCGCATCACCGCATCCGCGTCGCCCCGTGGCGACCTCCTCGAGGTGCACGTGCACCCGGATGACCGTGGTCGAGTGATCGGGCGCGGCGGCCGCACCGCCAAGGCGCTGCGCACGCTCATCTCCGCTCTCGCCGACGGACGTCGCGTCCGCGTCGACGTCGCGGACGACTGA
- the rpsP gene encoding 30S ribosomal protein S16 — translation MAVKIRLKRMGKIRAPHYRIVVADSRTKRDGRVIEEIGKYHPTENPSFIEVDSDRAQYWLSVGAQPTEQVTALLKLTGDWGKYKGDKDAKSTVQVAEPKAAFEVDSAKKSVIKPKAEKKAEEAPADAPADAEAAEAPASDAE, via the coding sequence GTGGCTGTCAAGATCCGTCTCAAGCGCATGGGCAAGATCCGTGCTCCGCACTACCGCATCGTCGTGGCCGACTCGCGCACCAAGCGCGACGGTCGTGTGATCGAGGAGATCGGCAAGTACCACCCCACCGAGAATCCCTCGTTCATCGAGGTCGACTCCGACCGCGCCCAGTACTGGCTGTCGGTCGGTGCGCAGCCGACCGAGCAGGTCACCGCGCTGCTGAAGCTCACCGGCGACTGGGGCAAGTACAAGGGCGACAAGGACGCGAAGTCCACCGTCCAGGTCGCAGAGCCCAAGGCCGCTTTCGAGGTCGACTCCGCCAAGAAGTCGGTCATCAAGCCCAAGGCCGAGAAGAAGGCCGAGGAGGCCCCGGCCGACGCTCCCGCCGACGCGGAGGCCGCTGAGGCTCCCGCCTCCGACGCAGAGTAA
- a CDS encoding glutamate--cysteine ligase produces MPIEFAPSARSTVGLEWEVMLADPATGDLVGRAPELLTRLEQQSAPERHTVTGELLTNTIEVTSGVGSTVADAVDDVAAAIAAVRRSTDPAGIELLSAGSHPFAQWFDQRVTDKNRYHKLIERTQWWGRNMMIWGIHVHVGVDDRAKVVPIMGALAGFLPHLQALSASSPYWAGERTGYASNRALVFQQLPTAGLPWSISNWLEFETFVDDMTRTGVMADPSEIRWDIRPAPKWGTIEVRACDGMSTLSELASVAALTQSLVEFFSRELDEGRELPTLQPWFHRENKWRAARYGLDARVIVDRAGSQVPVREHITAVVEDLMPIAADLRCTHELQGVHTIVEQGASYSRQLAAADAANGDLRQVVQHLIREFRAGPERSVGS; encoded by the coding sequence GTGCCGATCGAATTCGCCCCCTCCGCTCGTTCGACAGTGGGGCTGGAGTGGGAGGTCATGCTGGCCGACCCGGCCACGGGAGATCTCGTCGGCCGCGCGCCCGAGCTGCTGACTCGCCTCGAGCAGCAGAGCGCCCCCGAGCGCCACACCGTCACCGGCGAGCTGCTCACGAACACCATCGAGGTGACCAGTGGAGTGGGCAGCACGGTCGCCGATGCGGTCGACGATGTCGCCGCCGCGATCGCCGCGGTGCGCCGCTCGACCGACCCCGCTGGCATCGAGCTGCTGTCCGCCGGCAGCCATCCGTTCGCCCAGTGGTTCGATCAGCGGGTGACCGACAAGAACCGCTACCACAAGCTCATCGAGCGCACCCAGTGGTGGGGCCGCAACATGATGATCTGGGGCATCCACGTGCACGTCGGCGTCGACGACAGGGCGAAGGTCGTGCCGATCATGGGAGCGCTGGCCGGCTTCCTCCCTCACCTCCAGGCGCTGTCGGCCTCGAGCCCCTACTGGGCCGGCGAGCGGACGGGGTATGCCTCGAACCGGGCGCTGGTCTTCCAGCAGCTGCCGACCGCTGGTCTGCCCTGGTCGATATCGAACTGGCTGGAGTTCGAGACCTTCGTCGACGACATGACCCGCACCGGGGTGATGGCCGACCCGTCCGAGATCCGGTGGGACATCCGCCCGGCGCCGAAGTGGGGCACCATCGAGGTGCGCGCATGCGACGGCATGTCGACGCTGAGCGAACTGGCATCCGTCGCCGCACTGACACAGTCACTCGTGGAGTTCTTCTCGCGTGAGCTGGACGAGGGCAGGGAGCTTCCGACGCTGCAGCCCTGGTTCCATCGTGAGAACAAGTGGCGGGCCGCTCGATACGGCCTCGACGCGAGGGTCATCGTCGACCGTGCGGGCTCGCAGGTGCCGGTGCGCGAGCACATCACGGCTGTCGTCGAGGATCTCATGCCGATCGCCGCCGATCTGCGATGCACCCACGAGCTGCAGGGAGTGCACACGATCGTCGAGCAGGGGGCGAGCTATTCCCGCCAGCTCGCGGCGGCCGACGCGGCGAACGGCGACCTCCGTCAGGTGGTCCAGCATCTGATCCGTGAGTTCCGCGCCGGTCCCGAGCGCTCGGTCGGCAGCTGA